The window TGAACATGTTGCTGACGCGGTATTTGGCGATCAACCGGTACGCCTCGGCGATGTCGAATTTCTCGGACGACAGCAGGATGGTCGGCACGCCGCGCGCGGCCTGCACCAACTGGTGCACGCCGGCGCCATGCGACAGCGGCGCCACCACCAGCGAGGCGTCGTCTTCGGTGGTGCCGGGCATCAGGTCGGCGAGATGGTTGGTGATCACGAAGGCCATCTGGCCGTGGGTCAAGACCGCGGCCTTGGAGCGGCCGGTGGTGCCGGAGGTGAAGAAGAACCAGCAGGGATCGTCGTACTCGACCGGCGTGTTCTCGACCGCGGCACCAGCGTGCTTGGCGATGACGTCGCCGACGGTCGCCTCGCCGAACGTGCCCTCCTCGCCGATCCGCCAGACGAATTCGAGCGCGGGAGTGGCGGCCGCCTTGGCGTGCTCGGGGAAGTCGGCATGGCAAAGGAACGCCTTGGCGCCGGAGGCCGACGCCAGATAGGCGACCTCGTCGGGCATCAGGCGGAAATTGGTCGGTACCCAGACCGCGCCGAGCCGGAAGGCCGCGAACATCGACCAGAACATCTCGTCGCAGTTCTTGGAATGCACCAGGATGCGGTCGCCCTTGCTGATGCCGCGCGCGGCAAGCGCTGCCGCCAGCGCCGAGACGTTCTGGTCGATATGGCGCCAGGACCAGGCCTTCTCGTTCCAGATGAAGCCGGGACGATCGCCATGGCGGCGGGCGTTCTGGGTCAGGATGTAGGCGAGGTTCATCACCCGGCGCGACACCCGCGCGATCCCGCCGCGCGGCGCGGTCACCTCGGTCCCGCTCATTGCCGCCCCGCCGATACGCGCAACAGAGAGGACATGGTCAGGACGGTCATCGGCTGTTTCCTCGGTCAGAACCGGGCGTCTTCAAGCGCCGCAAGGGATTGGTGTCACCCGGTTTATCGCCAAGCAGCGCGCCTCGGCAAGGCCCGCCGGGCGCGGCGCGATGATACCGCGCCGGCGGTCGCCAACCCGACAATGCCTGGCCCGACAGTACCTGGCCGGAGGCCGCTATTGCGGATGCTTGGCCAGGTCCTGCTCGCTCAGGTTCCAGTCCTGCCAGAGCTGCAAGGCGCCGATCATGGCGACCAGCCCTCCGAGCAGGATGTGCCAGAGCTGCAGCGCCTGGTCTTCCGAATAGCCGAAGATGTTGGGCGACGCGATCAGCCAGAGGCCGAGCACGATGCTCGCCACCTCCTCCCAGCGGTGCAGCGCGACATATTCGAGCTGAGCGAGGCCCAGCACCAGCATGCCGACCACGAAGCTGTTGAGCACCAGGTGGCTGCGCTCGACATCGACGACGTCGCTGACCTGGATCGGAAACCAGGGCGAGACCATGATCAGCACGCCGAGCAGCATGCCGAGCCAGTCCTCCCAGGGGCGGTGTGTGCCGAAGAAACGATTGTCCGACATGACGAACCTCCTTGCGACAAGGGGCATACGTCAGCGGCCGGCCTCACCACTCGGTACCAGACGACCGTCGGGCCGCATCCGGGGGCGTATGTCTGGGAACAAGCCTAATCGAATTGCATCGGCCCGCAAGGCCCGATCGGCGTGTGTGCGATGCGACAGGATCGAGGGCACCCGGCACCGCGCGTTAGCGCGCCCCGCCAAGCCGCGCGAGCGCCTCCCTGGCGGACTTCAGATCGGGCTGCAGCTCCAGCGCCTTGCGAAAATCGGCCGCCGCGCCTTTGCTGTCGCCGAGCCGCAGCTTGGCCTGGCCGCGGTTGTTCCAAGAATAGACGTCGGCGGGATCGTATTGCAGCGCCTTGTCGTAGTCGGCGAGCCCGCCCTTATTGTCGCCCTGGAAGAGCCGGATCATGCCGCGGTTGCGCCAGCCGCGCGCATCGGTCGGCGCAATCTTCGCCGCCTCGCCGTAATCGGCGGCAGCGCGATCGAGCTGCTCGGCATCGCGATAGACATTGCCGCGGTTGATGTAGGCGAGCGCGTTGGGCTCGAGCTTGATCTCGGTGGTGTAGTCGGCGATCGCATGCGCCGCATCGCGCTTGCGGTAATAGACAAAGCCGCGATTGCCATAGGCGGTGGCGAGCTGCGGATTGTATTTGATGGCGAGGCTGAGATCGGCCAGCGCGCGGTCGAGATCGCCCTTGTTGAGCCACGCATCGCCGCGATTGTTGTAGGCCAGCGCGAAGGCCGGATCGATGCGGATCGCCTCGTCGTAATCGGCGATCGCATGGTCGAGATCGCGCTTCAAGGCGTAAACCCGGCCGCGGTTGGTGTAGGCACAGGCATAGGCGGGATCGAGCTTGATGGCCTCGTTGAGGTCGGCAAGCGCGGCGTCGAGCTCACGCTTTTCGGTCAGTCCGTGGCCGCGGTTGCAATAGGCCCCGGCCAGCCGCCTCCCGGTCTGGGTCTTGCCGTCGATCACGGCCGTGCAGGCGGTGACGCGATCGCCTGGGTCCGTCGTGGCGCCGATGCAAGTCTGCCAGCTAGGATCATCGGCTGCCGCCGCTTTCGGAGGATTTGGCAGCGTCAACGCGGCGCCGAGCAATGCGGCGGTCAGGCAGGCCAAAATGCGCATCTCGTCAATCCACAAATGTCAATTTGCGGGTTGGTCGCGGCTTTGCACCGGCGGGTTCACGGGCTTAGATCAAGGCCAGTGAATCAACCGGGATTTTGCAATGGCTGCCGTCCGCGACAACAAGGCCGAGAGGCGCTTCGAGCTCGATACCGAGGGCGGCACAGCCTTTGCGAATTACCGGCAGACGCCCGCTGCCGTCATCATCAC of the Bradyrhizobium quebecense genome contains:
- a CDS encoding tetratricopeptide repeat protein; the protein is MRILACLTAALLGAALTLPNPPKAAAADDPSWQTCIGATTDPGDRVTACTAVIDGKTQTGRRLAGAYCNRGHGLTEKRELDAALADLNEAIKLDPAYACAYTNRGRVYALKRDLDHAIADYDEAIRIDPAFALAYNNRGDAWLNKGDLDRALADLSLAIKYNPQLATAYGNRGFVYYRKRDAAHAIADYTTEIKLEPNALAYINRGNVYRDAEQLDRAAADYGEAAKIAPTDARGWRNRGMIRLFQGDNKGGLADYDKALQYDPADVYSWNNRGQAKLRLGDSKGAAADFRKALELQPDLKSAREALARLGGAR
- a CDS encoding acyl-CoA synthetase is translated as MSGTEVTAPRGGIARVSRRVMNLAYILTQNARRHGDRPGFIWNEKAWSWRHIDQNVSALAAALAARGISKGDRILVHSKNCDEMFWSMFAAFRLGAVWVPTNFRLMPDEVAYLASASGAKAFLCHADFPEHAKAAATPALEFVWRIGEEGTFGEATVGDVIAKHAGAAVENTPVEYDDPCWFFFTSGTTGRSKAAVLTHGQMAFVITNHLADLMPGTTEDDASLVVAPLSHGAGVHQLVQAARGVPTILLSSEKFDIAEAYRLIAKYRVSNMFTVPTILKMMVEHPAADQHDHSSLRYIIYAGAPMYREDQKAALNKLGGVLVQYFGLGEVTGNITVLPPGLHDTEDGPHARIGTCGFERTGMQVSIQGDDGSELKAHETGEICVIGPGVFAGYYDNPEANAKAFRDGWFRTGDLGHMDEEGFVYITGRASDMYISGGSNIYPREIEEKLLTHPAVGEVAVLGVPDPFWGEVGVAVCVAREGTEAVAEAELAAYLAPKVPRYKMPKRFFFWEALPKSGYGKVPKRLIRDELEARGLLEVIAKSTGA
- a CDS encoding SPW repeat protein; translation: MSDNRFFGTHRPWEDWLGMLLGVLIMVSPWFPIQVSDVVDVERSHLVLNSFVVGMLVLGLAQLEYVALHRWEEVASIVLGLWLIASPNIFGYSEDQALQLWHILLGGLVAMIGALQLWQDWNLSEQDLAKHPQ